GAAACGCCTTGTATAACTTGTACAAAGAGACCGGGTTTGAACCTGTAAGTGTGAATCATTTGGGAGATTGGGGCACGCAATTCGGCAAGCAGATTTGCGCTTATAAGCATTGGGGCAGCGAGGAGAAGCTGAAAGCAGACCCGATCCGCGAATCACTGGAGCTGTATGTCCGTTTTCATGAAGAAGCTGAGCAGTATCCGGAATTGGAGGATGAGGCAAGGGGCTGGTTCCGCAAGCTGGAGACGGGAGATGAGGACGCCAAACGCTTATGGGAATATTTTGTAAAAGTCAGTTTGAATGAATTTGAGCGCATGTATGATAAACTCGGAGTCAAATTTGACCATACCCTTGGGGAAAGCTTCTATAATGACAAAATCGTTCCTGTAATTAAGGCCTTAAAAGAGCAAAATCTGCTTGAGGAAAGTGACGGGGCTTATGTGGTCAGGCTGGATGAAGAAGGAATGCCGCCCTGTCTCATCACCAAATCTGACGGCACTACGATTTACCCGACCCGTGATCTGGCAACGGCTATATACAGACATGATGTAATGAAGGGAGACAAGCTGCTGTATGTAGTAGGCGGAGAGCAGAAACTGCACTTTAAGCAAGTCTTTGCCGTACTCGGCAAGCTTGGAAAAACCTGGGTTGAAAGTTGTGAACATGTCCCCTTCGGCCTGATGAAATTTGCAGGCAAAAAAATGTCTACCCGCAGAGGGCGTGTTGTTTCCCTGGAGGAAGTACTGCAGGAAGCCGTAAACCGGGCAAGAGAGATTATTGAAGAAAAAAACCCGCTTTTGCCGGATAAAGAGCATGTGGCTGAAGCTGTCGGTATCGGAGCCATAGTCTTCGGGGACCTGAAAAATAACAGAGTTAACGAGATTGATTTTTCACTGGATGAAGCATTGAATTTTGATGGAGAAACGGGCCCGTATGTGCAGTATACATTCGCAAGAACACAGAGTGTACTTGCGAAAGCAGAGTGGAATTTTTCCCTGGCTGATTGCAAAAACATCCTCTCCCATTCAGATCTGAACAGCATAAACCATTCATCCGTCTGGCAGCTAATCAAACAGCTTTCCCTTTATCCGCAAGCTATTGAACGGGCAGTGAAACGGAACGAGCCTTCCGTGGTGGCGCGTTACGCATTAGAGACTGCCAAAGCTTTTAACCGCTTTTATAATCTGAACCGGATATTGGCCGAGGACGAGAAAGAACAAAAAGCCAAGCTGATTGTTACAACCGCGGCTGCGGAAATAATCCGAAGGTCATTGCATTTGCTGGGCCTTAAAACGCCGAAGCAGATGTAAAGGGGCATCAGGAAAGCCAGCCATACAAACTGTAACCCGCAGTATAATCACTTTTATAAAGTGCTATGCGGGTTATAGTTTAATATGGAGTTAGTGGATTTTACCCAGCGGGCCTTTTAACGGCAAAGCTTTGTTTTTAATCTGAAGTCTTATTCTGCTATTGAACCTCTCATGACTAAAGTTACGAGATTCTTGGGAACAGAGCGTACTTATTATGTAGTGGCATACACTACCAACAGCGGTTTCTCTTATATACCAAGCTATTCCCGCAGTTCCTACGGTTATTGTTATTCAGAAAATCTGTACGTTGATACATGACTTTTTCATGTAATCTAGCAACTTTTCGTTTTTGTCTCTGATAATTCCTTGCTTCAAAAAGATGAACTCCCTTCTTCTTAGCAAGCAAAGCGCGCCGAGGCAACTTGTGATGTTCGCGTTTCAACTTCTTTTCCATTCTGAACGTAAATTTATTGTTATCGACTTTTCGACCATCCGAAAAATAGCGAAGTCTGAAATACCTAAGTCTATTCCTATAGCAGAATTAGTTTTTGGCCGTTCGTATATTTCTTCTTCACAAAGAATAGAAAAAAAATATTTTCCACTAGCAGCCGTTTTAAGTGGTCATTTTCTTGGGACAACTTCTTTGTTTCCAGAGGGGAAATCCCCCCTACCGAAATCACTCCCCATTTTCCTGACTCATACTCTTTTATCCATCGATGTAAGCATATTGGAGGCAAGCTCGTAACGTCTTGCCACGGCTGCTTTGTTTCTGGTTTCCAGAGCTTCCTTTACAACCTGTACCTTAAACTCGTTGGAATATTTCGTTCGTCTCATTTATTCATCCTCCCCTATCACTTGTAGTATAAACAATACACACTCTTATTGTCCAAGTTCATTAGGGGGCTTTAGAGGTATGATTCCTATGATCAAAGAGCTTAAAGTTGAAGGAATTCCCGTTAAGTTATTTATATTTTCTTTTGTATCCCTATTTATTATGAAGAGGTATATCAAAATAGGTTCTCCATATAGATGAAGCTCAATCATTGATCGAGCTTCTTTGTAGCTCCACAATAATTAAAAAGAACGTTCATAAAATTTTCACTTACAGAGAATTTTTCATTGTCGCTATAATAAGAGATAGAAAGAAGGGATAATGGAAAAATGCTAACAAATAAGAAGGAAAATATACTATTTAGTTTAATGATGTGTTTTGGTATGAATTTAGTTATGACTATCTATAATTTATTATTAAATGGAGTAAACGGTTCTATTACATTTCAGATAGTTGTGGGTGATTTTATTATAGGGTTTATTATTTCACTAATGTTAAATATATTTATAGTTGGTCCAGGGGTTAAAAAATTGGTGTTACCAATAAATAAATCTAAAAAATTGAATATGATTAAAATATCAACATTTATGGCAATAGGCATGGTTTTTTTTATGTCTTTTTTTTGGATTGGCAGTAACATATCTTCATGGTGGTATTAATGTTAACTCCTTAGTGTTAGGTTACTTTTCTACATTTAGTAAGAGCTTTATCGCTGCTTACCCATTGCAATTAATTGTTATAGAACCACTTGTTCGTCATTTGTTTAATAAGTTTGTTTTGAAAAATAAAAATGTTGGTGTAGTATAGATTATTAAATGGACTCAGCTCTACTAAGTCGGGTCGCTGAAACCATTAATCAGTGGCCATAAATAAAAAAATGTATGGTTGCAAAAATCATAAATAGGTGTTTGTAGGTAGCAGTAAAAAAGATCTGTGAGCATATGGTCAAGACTCCATTTTGTAGACATTGAAAACAAGCTGGCGTCGGTACTCTGATCTTACCCCCGTCAAGTAAACAGCATTAAAACTGATAGGTCCTAAGCAACCTTATTACGGTATTCCACCGGACTAAGGTTGCTTAATTTTGCCTGGAACCTGTCGTAATTATAAAACCGTATGTATTTATCTATAGCGGTTTTGAGTGCCTCTTCAGATTCAAAAGATTGTATGTATAGACACTCTGATTTGAAATGCCCAAAAAAACTCTCCATACAGGCGTTATCCAAACAGTTGCCCTTTCGAGACATACTTGCTTTCATCTTGTATTGTTTCAGAAGTTTGCTAAAATGCCTGGAAGTATACTGATACCCCTGGTCACTATGGAGGAGGACACCTTTTGTTTTACGTACTTTTCGAGCTTTCTCCAATGTATCAATCACTAGTTGTAAGTCATTTCTGGTACTTAGGTGGAAAGCAATGATTTCGTTGTTGAATAGATCGCATATAGCGGACAGGTATAGGTTTTTCTGTTTATATGGAATGTAAGTAATATCGGTGACCCATTTTTCATTTGGCCGGGTTGCATGG
This Paenibacillus larvae subsp. larvae DNA region includes the following protein-coding sequences:
- a CDS encoding transposase, whose translation is MRRTKYSNEFKVQVVKEALETRNKAAVARRYELASNMLTSMDKRV
- a CDS encoding IS3 family transposase, with the protein product MGATKEGKKNVSKIAQYAVVDQLSFKGYSISMLCEIAHVSRSGFYKWQRRRGTSSCKQLEDQFLKEKIVEGHQRLRGILGYPRMRIWLKKTYGIHVNHKRVYRLMKQMGIQAQIRKKKRYYDKKEVCVVSDNVLNRDFHATRPNEKWVTDITYIPYKQKNLYLSAICDLFNNEIIAFHLSTRNDLQLVIDTLEKARKVRKTKGVLLHSDQGYQYTSRHFSKLLKQYKMKASMSRKGNCLDNACMESFFGHFKSECLYIQSFESEEALKTAIDKYIRFYNYDRFQAKLSNLSPVEYRNKVA